GGTCAAGGGATGCACTCGCCTATGACAATATTTAATTTATTCAGTGTAACATGACAACTGCTACAGTATTCTTACTATTCTCCATAGTACAGTATTGTGCATGCTGGTGATGTATTTATAGAGTAGCTTCAATTTATCCACTTAAACGATAGATGTTATGTATTCATAGGATATTGATGAATACTAGATGTTTACAAGAtgtgttaatatttatttttttcgccATTGTTAGTAAAATTGTGTTTGAATGTTATTTATTCCATTTTATTCCAAAACAGTTATTGTTACCAATAAATTGATCTGTTACAGATATGCTTATGTTGACATGCAAATCTTGGTAAATAATTCTTTGGTAAGAAATATCATCCCTGGGATTAGCAACCACAGAGTTCTCACAAAATAAATATAACACCATAAAAGCAAATACATACATAACTAGAAAATAATTCTGAATGCAGACGGCATTCAGGATCACTTGTTCCTTATTaatttctgacattttctgaaAGTTACATCAAAATCCACTAATAagtttttgagttatgttgctaacataTGAAGTGTATTTCTTGTCGTGTCACCccctggatcaaaagagacgtcggagccgctttgctgaacaaaaagttgctttattacaagcaagcatcattaaacaggtctgcagtacccTGAGGAACCTAGGTCAAAAGAATGAAGGACCCTACTAGAGAAGacaaaccatcagtttttatattcctcctttctgtctctgagtgtgtgtgctaagtcaggggagcgcatcctgaccataaaaggagatgtttgtgtgtaagtgtctagaaaactgctttaagtcataacgcaaatgttggcgttgagttagagttaaagtaccaatgatagtcacacacacacactaggtgtggtgaaatttgtcctctgcattagacccatcctcttgttcactccctgggaggtgaggggagcagtgggctagcagtgccgcgcctgggaatcatttttggtgatttaacccccaattccaacccttgatgctgagtgccaagcagggaggtaatgggttccatttttatagtttttggtatgactcggtttgaactcacaacctaccgatctcaggacggacactaaccacctggccactgagtaggtcagtaGGTcaagctagacaggtagtcttcTCAAGGATATTGTTACCACTTTTTCATTCCGAAGTCCAAATTAGAGCCTattttcctacgagaagtgatccattCCATGtgcgaatatcaaactaaggggccttatctaaTTATGTGCTCAAGCTGAAATAACACTATTTAATTAAACTCGGAGGTTTGCTTTCTCCTaggtgaatataaacattcaccatatgttgAACATAATGTAagttaattcacttcactaacaaaATGGGGGGACACAACAGCCAAACCTAACCTCCAGGTGACAGTAATTAATGGAAGTACAAATAAAACTGTCATATCTGTGCTGGTCTTGGTGGTGtcgcttttaaaaaatgtttccggTAGTCAGCTACGGATAACCTGATGTCTTTTGCGGGAGGCTGACAGAATGAATTAGAAAAAAACAGAATGAATTAGAAAAAAAAGTGTCCATGTTTTGATCCCCTGTGATGTCATCTGAGCACTTAGTGAACTGGCTAACATCCCAAAAAGTGAAATGTTTGGCAAAATGATCGATGGGGTAACCAAACTTAGGCAGCGAAGAAGAAAAGGCTGTTTGCGGCGTGCTTCGATCCAGTGGAGGAGCTTAAGCGGTCGGCGCACCCTGGCAGCGAATCGAAGCCATCATGGACGGCTTCCGCCTTTGTTGATGCGGCCGAGACGGCGGTGCAACACTGTCCTCAGGTCAAACGGAGTGAATGGTGGGCCAGCAAACCCTCAGGACCCCACATCCACCTCCCGCTCTCCTCGAGAGAATAGCCGAGGGTTTCTGCCTCTCTCGCCTTTATCACCAGCCATGTCTCTCAATACAACACCTCCATGCTGTCCGTACACACGTCGTCCGTTGCGAGGCAACTTAATGTTGGCAATCTTCTGTCACGTCGCGGTCGCATGATTTTGTGGTAGTCGTTTTCCGAAGATACAGAAGGACGTTCGGTAGCAACGTGCTGGTAGGAAGGATGATTAGTTGAAATTACaagacaaaaacaaggaaaaaggaACATGTACGGATAGCACGAAAAGCTACAGCAAAGGTTAGCAAAAGACAAGCCAAAAAAGAGCAAGAAGCAAATGGAATCAGCGTAACTGTTGCATGTTGCAAATAAGACTGCCAGGCAGAATATGACGCAAAGCAGGAATGAATAACTAAATAGTGACCGGGAGAAGGTGAGCGTTTTTtctactaatcagaggcaggtgacaaaaATCCGCACCCctgtaaacaaagaaaacaaacaagggtgctgaaacagaactaatcACCAACTAAGGAAATATCAAACTAACCAAAACTTGACCCGAGAAATGGATCATTACAGCACGTTATTGTTCTGTCAAGCGACAGGGTTCACTATTTGCATCCGTTCCAACAGCTTGGCAGCTTTTgttctatagcaggggtctcaaactcaatttacttgggggcccctggatgcaggaactgggtgaggctgggccacaagataagatttcttaaaaaattccaacatgcactttttactGAATTCACATTCTTTGAAtgactttcccgccctagcagcATACtcgccaactctcgcgatctccCGATAAAACACCCGAATATCAATGCCACtaccggttttcacccggacaacaatattgaaggcgtgccgtgatggcactgcctttaacatcctATACAATCTGTCGTCTCgtacgcttttccaccatacagccagtgtgccggcccagtcacttaTTGTATGAGACTTCtccagacccacggaagtgactgcaagacatactttatcaacagccatacaggtcacactgagggtggctgaataaacaacttaatcactgttacaaaaatgtatgaatagttagggctgcatgggattctgggtatttgttctgttgtgtttatgtcatacttgccaaccctcctggattttccgggagactcccgaaattcagcgcctctcccgaaaacctctcgggacaaattttctcccgaaaatctcccggaattcaggcggaactggaggccacgccctgtccagctccatgcggacctgactcagcaaacaggacaatactgccatctactgtacatagaatagaatagaatgatccctgggggaaaattcagcaccacagttcgctcacaataaacaatgataataataaataatataatacatatataatatatgaataatataaatatattctacatatattctacatttaagtgcagtcaaggaacatatgcattagggagtctgttatgaagcccacagtaaagagacgtaacttcatcacgtcgcctggttagtgactccaacccaatatattacaccgtcgacgagcaaaatgaagaaatacgcttgcaagttccaaaacaaatggaaacaagaatttcagtttatccaggagagttcgaatgggaaggggtatgttgcctgtaaattttgtagaccagacttctccattgaacacggagGGCGAACGGATGTagtcagtcatgaacggtcagcgaagcacaaagcgttcTCAGCCCAGCatcattcacaacccagtattatgggccacctcgcaaaatggagacccgttGGTGTAAcctatgctgagacaaagatggccaTGCTGATAGCTGTAAACAACAtcctgttctcatttgcggaGGTCTACAACAAATCCCTGaaagatatgttcccggatttggagatcgctcgccagtacgcaaatagcagaacaaaggctactcaaattgtgaaaggtaagtgttgttgttgttgtttttttagtaaccagcaagcacagtacagttagtagaacaactgtgtttttattactgtgtatttgataggtgccgtcggaaattcaactctttcttttatttatattggtaataaaataaatatatatagctagaattcactgaaagtcaagtatttcatacatatatatatatatatatatatatgaaatatatatgaaattctcgagttggtgaattatactcctcccctcttaaccactccCCCCGCCCCAACCCCTGTTTGCGGAAATCTGGCTAACATCTTCAATCCCAGACGTTAGCCTGAAGCTAACCGGTCACACAACACACAGGCAGGACAGAAACGCAGAGGCTACCGGCAAGCAGCATGGGGGTGGGTTTTTAACCTACCAAAACCTTCAAAGTGCAGGACTaggcactctacagtgctgccagagccaatctgaatAGAGGTATCAGGGAGGCAAAAGCCGAGCACAGGAAGAAAATGGAAGACCACCCTCAGAGAAACAACAACAAGaaggtatggaaaggaatacaacacatgaccaacttcagacccagtgACCCCTCGGCTGACGGCaacgcctctcgagcgggggggttaaacagcttcttcgcccgattcgAGAGAAAGACACCTGCGGCCGTCACAACACCCCCACTTAACACCCACAGCAGCCGTACCCTtctactggaggagcatgaggtcaGGCGCACGCTGAGGGCAGTGAACCCGAGAAAGGCTACGGGCCCATTTGGGGCCCGGAGATAAGTACTGagggactgtgcagaccagctggctgggGTATTTACTAAGATCTTCAACCAGTCTCTCTCTCAGGCCTTCATCCCATTATGCCTGAAGTACTCCACAATGATCCTGGTGCCTAAAAATAACTCCATCAGTGGGTCTGAATGACTACcatccagttgcacttacacttTTAGCCATGAAGTGCTTCGAAAAGCTGGCACGGAcacatatcacctcagtcctccctcccgagctcgacccacacaagtttgcctacagagccaacaggtccacatcgccacagccctacactcctctcTGGGTCACCTGGAGGGGGGGGGATTATAGTTAGGCAGTTAACACCATAATACCTGacagactggtgtccaaactgtcagacctgggtctatcGAACTCCATCTACATGTTGATTAAGGACTTTGTATCCAACTGCCCGCAGAGGGTGCATTTGGGCCGCCACGTCATCGAGCCTATACCTCAGCACCgactctccacaaggctgcgtgctgagccccctactcTACTCCCTCTACACATatgactgcacacctgcccattCCAGCAACTCCGTCATCAAATTTGCAGATGACACCAACGTAGCGAGGCTCATCTCGGGGGGAGACTCAGCTGCATATCGggacgaggtggagaagctgttgGAGTTGTGCACAGTAAACAatctggccctgaacacctccaacaccaaggagctggtcatagacttcagaaGGAAAAAAACTGTCATCCTGCCCCTGGTCATTATCAGTGACTGCGTAGAGAGAGCCTCCGACTTCCGCTTCCCGGCAGTCCACCTAGACAACGACCTaacctggagcaccaacaccgcGGCGACCATCAAggaggcacaccagagactgcagttccggagaatactcaggaacaaccacctctcacaggaactgctggtgtccttttACCGGTGCTCTATTGAGCGCATAcagacctactgcatctgcgtgtggttcagcaggtTCAGAGGATCGTAAAGACCGCCTAGAAgatcatcggatgccccctcccctccatGGCTGACCTCCCGCTGTCTGAgaaaagcacagagcatcctgaaagacccattccaccccgggcactgccACCTAGAACTGTTACCCTCCTgcagacgctatagggtgctaaaagcgggcgcaaatagactaaaaaattgtttttacccaagagccatagtagcattaaacaggcctgAGTCAGCagtgtcatgtctttttattttttcgaaCTCTAGTgtacaataatgttatatgtgtatatgtatatatatgcttatgtatggatatatgcatgtgtgtgggtatacatatatatagatacagtacatatatttttttaaatgtttttttactatttatattactaaattattgtgtatgcaccttaggggatctgctccaattttgttgttcttttaacCTGTGCACTGTAATGAtgaaaaataaaactgtattctattttccatccatccatccatttccttccgcttattcccttcggggtcgcggggggcgctgcagcctatctcagctacacttgggcgggaggcggggtacaccctggacaagtcgccacctcatcgcagggccaacacagatagacggacaatattcacactcacattcacacactaaggccaatgtCGCTAAAGGTCAAAATGGTACAAATTTTAACGATAATATGGAGATggaagaaggctgttttagttaCACTCTCAATGTGTGACTCACATgaaagttgggtcaaagataataattcattttccattaatttgttttattccagAACATGCATACAGGTCGGTAACTAGGATTTGACAAAAACCGAGGTCAAAAATTGGTTGTCCAAGAGGGGCTTTGAAAGGGTGAAATTATGTGTATCACAGCACTATATAAATAATTttaccttgagcaacacaatTAACAAATGAATTAATTTTGTTACGGTCCACTTTTTTATTAATTTACAGCAGTTTAGCATATAGAacaattttaacatcattaaaaccAAAATTATAAACCTTACTATATTTTAACTATGAACAGGGATGAAACCCATTGCCTCCTGTTTGGCAACTGGGTATTAATGACACGCGCCACCAGAACCACCAGAAGTTAAAGAGGGACAGTTCTTTATTAGTGACAAAGCATTATGTTGCCAGGAGTACGCCCTGGATAAAATTTTATATGAAGCGCCTTGTCATACACTTTGAGGCTGGATGATTTTAGGGGGCTGTTTGGGAACATCCTACAAAGTAGAATCGCTGTGAGGGTGCTGTCAACTCATTAGTCCCGGAGCAGGTACTCGGCCCAAACCACCGAGACACaacacccacaccaaacaagaggaCCGCGCTGCCCTCGCATCAAGCCACTGACACAGATCCCACAGCACGAGGCTGGAACAGACAGAACAGACCCTGCCCAACAAGAAGCGAAACCTGCACGACACCACTCAAACCAAAAGAAAACTGACCACCCAATCCAcctccattaaaaaaataaataaataaataaaatacattaaaagccTCACATCATCAGCGAGTGTGTGGGAGGGGGATCCCGACATCTGTGGTCCCTTCCAGGGTTTATCGTTGTTCCCATTGTGTTGAGatttttcttgccctaatgtaGGGTCTGAGCCGCAGATGTTGTGGTgacttgtgtagccctttgagacatttgtgattaagagctAAATGGATAAAATTTGATTGTGTCCATCttcgttggccctgcgatgaggtggcaacttgtccagggtgtacgccgccttcggcCCGAGTCCAGCTAGGATAGACTCCAGAACCCCCTGCGacctcgagagggacaagcggtataaaatggataatAAAAATGGACAATATATAACTGGCAACAAGACCTGTTGTGGAGCTAAGTGAGGCAGTGACAAACATGTTCCAACAGATAGAGCTCAGTCTACAGGAAAAAAAGTCAAATGATTGAGCTTGTacaattcaaaaatatatattatgtgtggttTATCAAGACAACAAATGTACGGTATAAACAAAGAAAGTTAAATAAAGGTCATTAAATCTTTATTCAACAAGTTTGCAGACATCCAACAGGCAATTAAATGTTCTGCTTTTTGTGTGCAGTATAAAAGGAGATGTGGCAAGGAGGGACAATGTGTACTAAAGACAATATGACAGGTGCAGATGTATATTAAGGTGATTTTAGCTCTTTGTTTGCATACATTTTTGTGTGAGCCTCCTATTTCTTCGTCACACCACTCTTGCTGCCCACAGTGACGGGTATATCAGTCACTGCAGCCTCAATGGCCGGCTTGATTAGAGGGGCCTCCACTGTCAGCATGCCATCGGGTGACAGGGAAGAGGTCACCTTCTCCACGTTGGCGCTCTGGGGGAGGCTGCAGAGAGCAATGCAATATTAAGTTCCTATGAATTCAGTTGTGTCCTCGGACCCTAAATAGTTTGTACAAATGGCCCAAGGCTTTTAGAATGCATTACTGATGTAGCctatttaagtttaaaaaaagagttaaagtaccaatgattgtcgcacacacactaggtgtggtgaaattattccctacatttgacccatcacccttgatcaccccctgggaggtgaggggagtagtgggcagcagcagtgacccccaaatccaaccccttaatgctgagtgccaagcagggaggtattgggtcccattttaatagtctttggtatgactcagccaggatttgaactcactacctaccaatctcaggggggacactctacccactaggccactttgCACTAAGGGGTATAAGATTCATTTGCAGATGACTATAAAGGGTTCAGGCTCTTGCCTGAACCCTTTGCAAAACAGCAAACTTTCTTTATTAAGACATCCTCTTTCATAGCTATGAAATAATAGTTTTCTTACATTTACATGAAATACTTACGTGTATTTCCTGGTGAAACATCTGGATACAAAACCATGTTCGTCCTTTCGCTCATCATGCTTGCCTATGaacaaaaaaagatatatatatatataaagagttcAGACGCAAAAACTGATCCCTCTATTTTCCTGTTTTTTcgtaaatcaatgtttttttgtggAGCTTTTCATAAAACAGCCATCCTGCTGATGTGAGTTGCAAGTGAATCCTTTCTAACAACCAAAATGATATTTTCAATTTATTTCATCGAAACAAACAACTTTTTTTGGGTGATTTCTGGACACGTGATTTTACACAAAGCTCAAAATTGGAGGAATGGCCTTAACCAGTTTTTGTACCTGCTCGTTTGGATGTAGAGGCCTTTGTGGTGATATTTTGTAACAATAATATGTACGAATAAATACagcttgtgtttactgacctcaAAATAAGTTTACATAGTAtacggtgtaatgataagtgtggccagtagatggcagtcacacaaagcAGATACATTTGGACTGCAGGATGACGCTAGCACGCAAGCCTAAAACGTTGATGTTTAATTGatagtatagaacattacacacggctcaCAAATCTGTTTAAATGTTTTGGTAAACTACGACGCCGCACCGCCTGATTTTCAGCACATTACAGCGACCGTAGTCAGGCGTACTAAGCTTCGACATAAATTAGGAGAGTTaacatctggcgttttgtttcgcaataatatgcagaataagctttttttttttctattggtacctgctgttgtgtatttgtgatctgcataagttctgaaaatTTGTGAGCGTCCACCATTGTAGTCTGCGCCATCACCGTAGTCGATAaactccttctttttctttatccgcTTGTTGCGGGGCATTCACCCTCCACTCTTGCtatttctaatatgaagtagcGGACATGTTtgacttacatctgtcagtagctatggaagtgctaaaaactgcaGGTGTAGTAGGTTTACATGATTCACCCAcggatatttagtttttttggggggatatCCGGTCGGACAATTTTTCACGAGATACCTttccaatgttgttgttgttgcactagtgagccacagatgaggagatgctgctctgttgttgatttaagcaaagtctgaatgtcattaaaacagttagttaaATCTTGTGACACTCAACCTTCAACTTATGTCCTTACAAGCTACACCggtggtacaacaaagatgacggggagaagacacagtcTAAGggcagccatgtaaataagacccgcctacaaaacggtgcatcctgaagagacggtcagaaagtgacTTCAAGATAGTCTGTAAAATATGTAATTTATGCAATAGTTTGACCAAAGcaccacaattacatgttatgtaaaccacaaggaagtgtgggGGAAACAAAATCATAATAATGCGCTGTAATATCTGGTGCAATTTTTGTATGAAtatacacctgaatagacccgttcatcggcagtacgccttataatctggtgcgccctctGGTACGTCATTATTCTCTGTAAACCTCTCATACGGCTGACCCAATTTCTTACTTCACCACTACCCATACTTGTGATTATTTGATACCTTTTTTGTCCGAGGGAAACATTGTTATACTATTTGACTCAAACCTGAATTTACTTAGATGTTTTAGAGTAATGTTGCAAAGCTTATTTGTATTACTCCAAAACACGCATCCAAAATGCTATTGTTaaacaatttattattattttttgtaaaaatacaataaagaGTGTAAAATAAACAATTGCGAGGCGATATAACAGAGGCATTATTTACAGCGCCAGGGATTAACAGCTGAGTTGGGGGAGTAAGATAGAGCTGGGAATAAGAGTAGTGCAACATTTCACATAAAGTGCTATGTCATTGTATCACAAAGTATTTTTTGAATCTCATGGTAATATGGGTCAAAGTGCTACCTTTTTTGGCTCAATATGGGttgcaaacttttttttcttaGTACAGGAGGATTTTGTTTTATAAGGGACAATTGGGAACTCTAGTCATTACATCATAAGAATATTGAATGCATAGACGATGCAAAACTAAAGCTGATGGTGAATATTAAAGCGGATTGTATTTGTTTGCTTTGACAACGAGATGTTGCAAATTCCACTGGAGTTGAACCTTGAGCTTTGTGTTCCGTAGTATGTGACAGCTGTTATCATATTTTAAACAAGATTCAAATGGACTGTGAAATAACATGACATTTGCTGACTTACAAACAGCAACATCAGCAAACTGTTGAAAACATTGATCATGTTTGTGATGGACAACCTGTTTGACTATACTTAGCAGGGTTTGCCATTGCATGGTTTCAAGTTATAATGTAACTGTAGCTGGCTTTTCTGAACACTTTGTCTAGCAAAGTGGTTTTCaaattttttcaccaagtaccacttcagaaaacacttggcttttCAAGTACCACCACACTgaccaaaattaaaataaagttgcATAGTAGGCCTTAGTATTCATGAAAAACAACACAGAGGCTTTTTTcacatgtatattaaatattatcggccactgtaacattacaaacagtttgaacagtaacacggtGTTTGAATATAGTAAATATAGGAAAACAAAAACTCTGTACATTAATCAAGTGATTGTTTGGCGTATCACTAGATGAAGCTTGGAtaacacagtttgagaatcactgctctcgCACATCAAATCACTTTATTTGCTATTAGGTTCATAGTAGGTACATAAAACAAATTCAAACTGTATAACATACTACAATCGGGTACAATTTGTATTGTTAGGGAAATctggtcatttaaaaaaaaaatatatatatatatacatatatatatatatatgtcttgattggattatccagagaatagtgctcgataccgtggtagagcgcaatatgtatgtgtgggaaaaatcacaagactacttcatctctacagaactgtttcatgaggggttccctcaatcatcaggagattttttttcttttttttttaaatctcctgatgattgagggaacccctcatgaaacagttctgtagagatgaagtagtcttgtgatttttcccacacctacatatatatatgtatatatatactggtgCTGCCCACCTACTTTAAAAAGGACCTATaatgattgttttttttctgACTTATAAGTGTTGCTGcaatgttggatacttgtgtTTAACAATACCAAAATATCATATGACAGTGTAAATGCATCCGAGTGTGAGTTTATGTGCAGTTTTGCTTAGTTTGAGTACTTCTTAGATATTTTTTTCTACTGCTAATGTGAAgggacacaagtaggggatttaatttgtttgtgttttattgccatgcaagttttattttattgctgtggattttaaattgcatgtttgtgcattttagaatttgattgtatttttaattgcatgtttttacattttaggattttattatatttttaattgcatgttttgacactttggaatttgattgttTTTAATTGCATATTTTTATtccttgtggactttgctggtattttaagacatggcccttttagctggttgcccctaacaacTAAAGTACCCAATCCAACGGCACTGGAAATTGGACACACCTGTGGAGCATTAGTACTGCACATTTAAAAGGAGCAGCTAGAGGAGGAAGAGAGGAGAGGGTCGACAGAGGGAAACGACAGGCTTTGACGACAGGAGAGAGGGGACGGAAGGATTCTGCAGGCTTCGCCGGTGCGGAGAGGAATCAACAGGCTTTGCCAAGAGCGACCGAGTGAACGCACGCAGGCTGGGAAGGAACCCCCGGACGACACAGCAGATCCCGCAGGCTACCGGAGCGAACCCCAAGAAACACACAACAcgcaggggcagaggaaactctgcctCCCACGTAAGTCCCTTGTGTTGTAGATCTGTGGAGACATCCGACTACCTTTGGCTGTGGCTTTGCGGGCTTGTGCGTCGTAGCTGGCTGTGTGGTTCTTGTGGACAGGGGGCGATTTGGACCCAGGGACCTGCGGTGACCCCCGATAGTGACCAAGAGGCGGAGCGGAACGGATGCGGCCATGTAAGTCCCGCGAGTGACCgagactggcgaggagagtgggcgtACCCCAACACTTTGACGTGGAACTACAGCAAAGGCAAGAGAAACCCTACCTTGTgtgtaagtgtgacgtcagcccggATAGAGTCTCCGTAATTGTAGATTTTATCTCCGTGGCCTGCCTCGCTTTTTAATTTTTGTGGAAGGGGGCGGAGCCAAGATACCCACACGCCTGTCGGCCCCTCGCCCATCACATTTGTACCATCTGGTATTTTAGTATCAACAAcgtgactgttttttttattgtattttaataaattgtgaaccggttaatcatctttccttattttggacagctgctctcactacattgggttcttaatatttatattgaccatttttattggttttaagcaactgtaatagattttaatatttttaccatTCGGGACCATTACACTTATCTTGTTCAAGGTCAGAGTAAGCTCATCGCATGACtgcaaaatcaaaatattgtccACGAGAaggatgaatgtttgtgtcaGATCTCATTAGATTTCACAGATGTACTTAATGAAGTGGCTGTAAAGGACGAGTCTCTCTAACAGCACACAAACCGAAAGAAAGGCCTCACCTGTAATTTCCACCACACCATCCATGGTCTTGACCACCAACTCTTCAGGTGAGAAATGGTTGACATCCAAAGACACCTTCCAGTGGTCTTGGGTCTGCTTGATCTCTGACATGCCGGTGCTCATCTGGCGGGAGAGGGCGCGAGCCTGCTGTGCCGCCATGGCACCGGGGTACATCATGGGCATCTGGGGCATCATGGCACTCATCTCCGCAGGCATCATGGGCCGCATGTATCCCGGCCAATGGGTCCAGGGGAACTCCTCCACGGGGACGGGCATGCCAAAGGTCTGGTCAAAGATGCGACTAGTCGGGTTCCAGTCGCGGAAGGGTTCCC
The window above is part of the Nerophis ophidion isolate RoL-2023_Sa linkage group LG04, RoL_Noph_v1.0, whole genome shotgun sequence genome. Proteins encoded here:
- the hspb1 gene encoding heat shock protein beta-1 — encoded protein: MTERRIPFTLVRNASWEPFRDWNPTSRIFDQTFGMPVPVEEFPWTHWPGYMRPMMPAEMSAMMPQMPMMYPGAMAAQQARALSRQMSTGMSEIKQTQDHWKVSLDVNHFSPEELVVKTMDGVVEITGKHDERKDEHGFVSRCFTRKYTLPQSANVEKVTSSLSPDGMLTVEAPLIKPAIEAAVTDIPVTVGSKSGVTKK